From the genome of Nicotiana sylvestris chromosome 1, ASM39365v2, whole genome shotgun sequence:
TGGTAACCTTCCTTACAATACCAAATTTTCAAAAACAAGCATAGCCGttaatagtttttttatttattttaaatacacTATCTTGAATCTTAATTGAAGTATAATGTATCTAAGATCTCTGCTTAGattttcttcttcataaacaaaAGATTCACAAAATCTTTGTACCTTGTTTTGATAAATTTTCCTCTCTTtccaatataaaaaaaatatttgaaaagaaaatgACTTCCTCACGTTGTGCAGCTTGCAAGCAATTAAGAAGAAGATGCCCTTCCAATTGTATATTTTTGCCATATTTTCCTCCAAATAATCCTCAAAGATTTTCTTATGTTCATAAAGTCTATGGTGCTAGCAATGTTGGAAAGATGCTCCAGGTATATATATTAATCCTACAAAAatctagtttatttttcttgtttcaaATATGTTTAGGTATATTTGTACATACAAGatattattttgtatatttaTATCTCATTCAATCGTTCATCATCTCTGtgtaaaattatatatattccaACAATCATTTTATCTggttacttttaaaaaaaaatctttattcCTAGCTCCTTCAAATGataagtaacaattaagaactataaaaagaagtACTGTTTAACTTATTTATTCATCTTTCGAAAGTTTGAGCatgtactactactactactactatacttcttttaaaaaaattattgtaAAAAGTAGTGGCTTAACTATGTAAATTAATATGTCAAAGACTGTCATAGAAATTAATTTTATTGTTCTGTGTAAAATTTCAGCAAGTACAAGAGCATCAACGAGCAGATGTAGCAGACTCATTGTACTTAGAGGCATATTGCAGAATTAAGGATCCAGTTTATGGTTGTGTTGGTATCGTTACTCTTTTACATGAAGAAATCTACCACGTACAATGTCAATTGGCTAAAGTACAAGCTCAAATCGACTTGCTCAAAGCTCAAGCACAAGTTCAAGGAGAGTTACAGCAACAAGTAGTCTAATTTTTAGACCAAAATGGAGTTTCTAATTGATCACTTCCATCATTAATTTGATTCTTCAATCCATTTGTTTTACTAAATAAATTTGAATTATAAGTTTTTTTTTCCTTCCTGTTTTCGAAATATATAAAGAAGGTTCTTTGACGAGTAAAATTTggataataaagtttcaaatagtgtataagAATAAAAAATATCCCATTAGAAAACATCACATCATAATAATTCAGTTAGCTAAATGAAGTTTGAACTCTTGAAATCTATGGAAGTTGGGACGTTCTAAACTTAAAgaagtaaaataaaaaaatcaaaatagtaTCAAAGGAAGTGTGTTTAGAATAAAAGGAGTGCGAGTGGAACTTGCCGTCAAAAAGTAAAAGGAAAAAGGAGTCAAATTACTTAAAGAAAGACTATGGGTCAACCCAAGTCAAAAAGTTAGTGTGGATGAATTTCCAAACTGCTTACCTTTATTTTCTATCTTATTTATGTTTATTTGTCTTTCTTTCCTAGTTCGTATTTTATGTTATATCAGGTGAAATCAAATCATGTCTGGGTAGTTGGAcaaaaaaattatcacaaatcATGTCTAG
Proteins encoded in this window:
- the LOC104244557 gene encoding LOB domain-containing protein 24-like yields the protein MTSSRCAACKQLRRRCPSNCIFLPYFPPNNPQRFSYVHKVYGASNVGKMLQQVQEHQRADVADSLYLEAYCRIKDPVYGCVGIVTLLHEEIYHVQCQLAKVQAQIDLLKAQAQVQGELQQQVV